GTAGCTCGCATCAAGATCCTCGCCGGGGCTATAAGAACGCAACAGGTTCTCAAAAGGTTCACGAAGAATGCTTTCACGACGGAAGGTCATGCGACAGCCGTGAAAGAGCCGCTCGGGCCAAACCGACATTCCCTGAACCTCAACAGGTATCGGTAGGTCAGGAAATTTTCCTTCATATGGAATGAATACTTCTTCCTGATGCATCAGGAAGACCTTACGCCAGATGAAGTACTTTATCCGCCCCACCCAGAACCAGCGGCTTTTTATTGCTTCCTGTCGATTGTCTTGCTTTTGCGGACCCCTACTCTCCATTAGATGAGGAGGCGCGTCTGACAGCGCGGCCTGCACGCCGCCTATCTGCTCCTTTGTATCCGCCTCATAGATCTTCATGATTTCTGAAGCACAAGTCGGATACATCAGGGAGTCGTCGTCAATAAGAAACACAATGTCGGCCCGCGCCTCTGATACTGCTGTGTTACGTTGCACCGCTGTCGAGCCAATGTCACATGTCCTATAAACCATCCGGATGCCTGAATCTGGTTCGATCAATGCTTTGATTGCACTTGCGTGGGTTTCCCAGTCAGGGCTGGTGTCAATGACAATGATTTCACATGGCGCCCGTGTTTGCGCCAGCGCCAACTCTATACATGTCCGGAGAATATCAGGGCGTTTGTTAGTTGCAATCAACAGGCCCCAGCTCAGCGGCTTAAATTCAGTCAAATCAGTCATGTAGTGCCGCTAACCTTTTCATCTAACACGTGCTCGGCTCGATCCCGCCTTGCGGGTTTGTCAATAGGTGTCAATCGAGATCACTCCCGGGATGCGCACGGCGATACTAATAATAGTGATATCGACATAAGGGGAATCAGCTGGTGGTTTCATGACCTAACCTAAACATCAAATAGCGGTCATTTTCACATCCACATAGACAGAAATCAAATTGACTGGAGCGGATCAAGCGAGGACCTTTGTGCGAGGATCGAATTCGGGCCGGTGTCGTGACCAATTTTGACGCAATGGCAGAGGCTTTGCAAAGCAAGGTAACATCAGTTGCAAAATTTCTGTCTTGAAAGGGTTCTGGATTCAGAGGCTTCATTCTATGCATGGTCCAACGCCAGGCTTTGCCGGCAATTTTTGAAGACAATAGATCATGAACAGACACATTCTTTTAATTAGGGGAACAGGTTTTGGACTTGCACACCAATGCCCGTACGAAGACCTTTGGCAAAGCGTATCTACAGTCGGTCAGGTAGAGCTACGGTATCCTTTGCTGACTTCTCCCCAACCTGGGAGCTCCTGGAATTCGCAATGAAGCATGGGTTTCGGTCCATAAGCAAAAGCATTCGGGGCCTTTCCGGCCACGGCAAGGTGTAGTCCCAGATGCGCGTAGCCTACCTGATTAACCAATACCCTGCGATCAGCCATACCTTCATCCGTCGCGAGATCCGGGCCCTGGAGGACATGGGAGTCGAGGTCGAACGTTTTGCGCTCAGGGGCTGGGACAGCGATGTTGTTGATACGCTGGACCGCGAAGAGATGGCCCGGACCCGTCACACACTGAAAGATGGAACCGCCCGGCTGATACTGGGGGCGCTTGTCTGGGGCCTGCGTCATCCGCAGGCATTCTTGCGCGGCCTGAAGTTGGCGTTTTTGATGTCGAAGGGGGCCATTCGCCCCTGGCCCTATCACCTGATCTACCTCGCCCATGCTTGCCGGATCATGACCTGGCTCGAGGGGAAGGAAGTGAGCCATTTGCATGCGCATTTCGGCTCTAACTCAGCGGAAATCGCCGCCTTAGTAGAGGCTTTGAGCGGCCCGGGCTTCAGCTTCACAACGCACGGGTCAGAAGTTTTTGATGATCCCAAACGCCATGCCCTACCGCTGAAAGTAGACCGGGCGCGGTTTGCGGTGACTTCTTGCGCATACATTGGCAGCCAGATGATGTACAATGTGCCACCCGCGCTCTGGTCAAAAGTTAATGTTGTGCATTGCGGGTTGGCGGCCACGGCCTTTGCCAACGATGCAACACCTTTGCCGGATGCGCCGATTTTCCTGAGCGTCGGACGTTTCAGCCCTGAAAAGGGACATTTACTGCTGATTGAAGCCTTTGCCGCTGTACATGCCGCTCACCCCGGGGCGCGGCTGGTGTTGGCAGGCGACGGGCCGATGCGCGCGATGCTGGAAGATCACATTGCACAGCTGAACCTTGAGCAAGCGGTGAGGATCACCGGCTGGGTGACATCAGATCAGGTGCGTGCGGAATTGCGCGGTGCCCGTGCGTTGGTGCATCCAAGCTTTACCGAGGGCTTGCCCGTTGTGATCATGGAAGCCATGGCCGAGTACCGACCAGTCATTTCGACTTATATAGCGGGCATTCCGGAACTGGTTCAGGATGGGCAAACAGGTTGGTTGGTACCGGCCGGGCAAGTGAAGGATCTAACCATGGCGATGCTGGCCTGCGCAGACATGCCCGCTGAAAAGCTTGAGGCAATGGGTCAAGCCGGATTCGACCGGGTGCGTGCGCGCCACGATGCGTCTGTCGAAGCTGCCAAGTTGAAAGCCTTGTTCAAGGCCCTCGGGTCATGAAGGCGGTTTTGAAACGGGGAGCGCTTTGGGCGCTGACCACGCCACCAGTCTATGGGTTGCTACGTCGTCGGGCGTTTCATGGAAACCCCGTGACAATTCTGTGCTATCACACACTCCGGCCGGCCAGAGAGCAGTTGGATGCATGGACTGCGCTGTCGGTTGATGCGTTTCGTGCGCAAATCGATCTGCTGCGGCAGGACTATGATATCGTATCTCTGGACGATGCATTGGCTCCTACCACTAGCGACCGCCGCCGTGTGGTGCTGACTTTCGATGACGGGGAATTGGGGCTCTACGAGCACCTGTTGCCGATTGTCCGAGCTGAAGCCCTGCCGGTGACTGTCTATGTTGCCACCAAACAGATCGAAACCGGCCGGGCCTTCTGGTTCGATCGTGTGATGAATGCATTGCAGAGTGCGGGCACCACAAAGATCAAACTGGATGGCATTGGATCCTGGCAGATCGGACCTGACCGCAGTAAGCTGCGTTGGGCTCAGATCGGCCCGGTATTAGAAGCTTTGAAGGCGGTAAATACCAGAGACAGAGACGCGTTAGCCGACAAAATTATCGCGCAGACAGGTCAGGAGACCAAAGGCTTCACTCCGCTTCAACCCATGAGCCTCCCACAGTTGCAGGAACTTTCGGCGGAACCTCTCGTAACCATCGGATCACACACCCACAGCCATGAATTGCTGGACCAGATATCACTTGATGACGCAGGCGCCAGCGTCGCGCGATCGCGCGATCTGCTGCAGGGCTGGACCGGGCAAGAGATCCGTCATTTCGCCTACCCCAATGGCAATTACACGCCCGACTTAATGAAAATGCTTTATGATCTGGGTTTTGTCAGCGCCACGATCCTGGAGGATAGGCATATGGCGCCTGACGATCCGCAGCAGGCTCTGCCCCGGATCGGTATAGGCCGGTATGATGGGACAGCTAGATTTCGATTGCGGATGGTGGGGATGTGAGGTTTCGCGCAAATTGGGTTTGTTATAAGCAATAGCAATATTGATGACACATTTTTCAGGCAATAGCGCTAGGCCATGACTATTCTAACCGAAAAAACCACATTTCGCCTTATTGTGGCGTCTCTGATCCTGGGCACGGCCTATAGATTGTGGCCGGTTGTGGCGGGCACCCCAGCGCTGGCCCAATTCTTCATGACTGAAGACGGCTATCTGATGCTGACCATCGCCCGCAATATGGCGATCGGCCTGGGGATGTCGGTCTCAGACGGCACAACCGCGAGCAATGGTGTGCAGCCTTTGGCCACGTTCCTGTTTTCGGTTCCTTATCTGCTGACCAACGGCGACAAGGTTTTGGGATTGACTGGCGTGCACCTGATCGCGGCAGCCATATCGGTAGGTGGACTTTTTGCAGTTCGCGCATTGGCGCGAGATCTGTTGCGGGGGCAAGACGACAATCCACTTTGGCCCTGGTTCGTGGCGGCCCTTTGGTTTCTCGGGCCATTGTTGCTGTTTCATACGATGAACGGGCTGGAGACCGGACTTTACACCGCTATGATTGCGCTGACGCTCGTTCTGTTCGGCGAAGTGTTGGCAAAGGGTCCGGGAGCAACCTTTGCGGACCGAATGATCTTGGGCGCGGCCTGCGGCGTGACTTTCCTGGCCCGTAATGACGGTGCCTTCCTGGTGACTGCTATCTTCCTTGTCTGGGGCCTGCATAACCTGATCGTGCAGCGAGACAGGTTCGTTAAAGTTGTCGCCGACCTGCTTCCACCCGGTGTGCTGAGCCTGATCATTGCGGCACCGTGGCTGATCAACAACTATGTCAACTTCGGTTCCATCGTGCCTGTCAGCGGCACTGCGCAGGCTCTGAGTGGCGGCTTTGCCAAGAACGTTGATTTGTTGCCCGCTATCCTGTTTGAAAATACTTTTCCGATGTTTCCAATCCCGGCGGTATTGCAATCTATACCGGCGTTTCAAGTCATTGCGTTGCTGTTGGTGTTGCTCATCGTTGCAGTGTTTGTGATCCAAACCTGGAAACGCGGAGGTCCGGCGCGGTATGTGACCGTGGCATTCCTAATATTCGCCACCGTACTCAGCATCTATTACGGACTATATTTCGGTGCAGGCTGGTTTTTAAGTCGCTATCTGGCTCCTTTTGCGCCTTTCACGATTATCGCTGCGGCATCAGTTCTGTTGACAGTGGTGGGACGTATTACTCCTGAGCGGCATGCTTCAATGTTCAGTTTTTTTTGCTTGGCAGCTTTGGCACTTTGCTTAGGCCTTCTGGGCCGTGCCCTTGTACCGGGAGTGCGCGATCAGGGGCATTTTCAGGTTGTCGACTGGGTGACTGCAAACGTGCATGCCGAAACATGGGTTGGCGCGGTGCAAACAGGGACACTGGGATACTGGCACGATCGAACGATCAATCTGGATGGCAAGGTCAATCCTGCGGCACTTCAGGCGATCCTGACAGAAGGCCATGTGCTAAACTACGTACTTGAGAGCCCAATTGAAGTATTGGCAGATTGGCAGGGAATATTGACCTGGCTGGAAATCGAAAATCAGGGAGCCACGACCTTTTCCTATACTTTTGAGGTGCTCGTGCACGATACAGCCCTAAACTTGGGTGTTCTGGGGCGTATCAAATGAAATTCGACGTGCAAGCGATTGAAAATATCCGCGAAGCACTTTTGGGTCACGAGGGCGATGATCTGATCCGCTTTATGCACGATCTCGCGCTCGGAAAGGCCTCAGAGGATCACGGGGCAGAGTCCCGGGCCAAGGCCCGTGAGTTAGAATGGGTCGGATCGGACGGGCACAGGACAGAGCTTGGCATTTGCGCTGAAGATTCTTGTCGCGAATACCAATTTTGGACCGAACGCCAAAGGGCACTGCCTTTCGAAGGGGTCGCTCCTCAGCTTGCCATTGAGCGCTTTCGCGGGCGCCGCGTGCTCGAGATTGGGTCCGGCATGGGGACAAACCTGATGTCCTTTGCATTGCAGGGGGCCAAGGTAATGGGCGTCGAACCTATCGAGGCTTATGTTCAGATGGGTGCCATCTTCTGTGAACGCGAAGGTATGGACCCGCCGGAAGTGCAACAGGGTTCGGCCGAGGCTTTACCATTTGATGATGGTGAGTTCGACCTCGTCCTGTGCGTGTCGGCCCATCAATATTTCGATCTGGCGCCAGCTTTTGCCGAGATCAACCGTGTGCTAGCTTCCAGTGGAGAGGCCATCATCATTGGGGGCACGCTTTGGTCTTATTTCTTTGGAACTGTCGCAGAGCTTCCCTCCAATCCGAGAAAGCTGAAAGGTCTGACGATTACGACGCTTAACACGCTGAGCTATTCCTGGCTGGGGCAGCGGGTTGTGCCAGCGCGCAACAGATTTTCCACCTCTCGCCCGATTTACCCAGGAAGGAGTGCAATGACACGGATGCTACGGCGCGCTGGTCTGAAAAACGCGTCCCCTCCCACGCAGGTCGAGACAGAGACTTGTTTTCATGTGAAATCCGAGTAGGACATGCAAATTTTAAGTCATAGAGGTTATTGGAAGACCGAGGCGGAAAAGAATGCACCGGTGGCCTTCACCCGATCATTCGAACTGGGATTCGGTACCGAAACCGACCTCCGCGATTTGGGCGGCGATCTGGCCATTGCGCACGATCCGCCAAAGGCCGGTGCCATGCAGGCCGAAGAGATGTTCGCGATCCACGCTAAGGCAGACCCGAGACTGACACTGGCGCTAAACATTAAGGCGGACGGTCTGCAGGTGATGGTCCGGGATCTACTGGATCAATTTGAAGTGCGCGATGCTTTCGTCTTCGACATGTCGGTACCGGACACGCTGCACTGGCTCAACGCCGGGGTCCCGGTTTTCACCCGCCATTCTGATGCCGAACCGGAACCACCTCTTTATTCAGAGGCCGCAGGCGTCTGGCTGGACGCATTCTGGACCGACTGGTGGGATCGCGATGACATCTCACGACATTTGGATGCGGGAAAACGCGTGTGTGTTGTTTCACCTGACTTACACAAACGCACCTATGAACCAGTATGGGAGCGCCTCGCAGTATGGGATGTCTCCAGACATGAAGATGTTCTGATTTGCACTGATTACCCGGAAGCGGCCAAGGAGTATTTTAATCATGAAAATTGAGGCGGTTATATTTGATATGGATGGCGTGTTGATAGACGCTAAAGAATGGCATTATCATGCTTTAAACCGCGCGCTAGAGCATTTTGGCTACACGATTTCACGGGCCGATCACCTGTCGACCTTTGACGGATTGCCAACGCGCACCAAGCTGGAGATGCTGTCCAAAGAACGAGGTTTGCCGCGAGGACTGCACGGGTTTCTGAACACGCTGAAGCAGAAATTTACCGTCGATCAGGTGCATGTAAACTGCCATCCGGTCTTTGTGCATGAATATGCGCTATCAAACCTCAAAGCCCGTGGCTACAAACTGGGTCTGGCCTCTAATTCGGTGCGGAACAGCGTCGAATTGATGATGCAGAAAAGCGCACTGGACGGTTATCTTGATGTGATGCTTTCGAACGAAGATGTCTCCAAGCCGAAACCCGATCCTGACATGTATTTGACGGCTTCTGCCAAGTTGGGACTGCACCCCGACCAGTGTTTAGTGGTTGAGGACAATCAAAACGGCATCAAAGCAGCCGAGGATGCAGGTTGCCATCTACTGGTGGTACAAAGCGTCTATGATGTACAACTGGATCGCATCCTGGATGCCATTGCTCGTGTAGAGGAGGGCGAGGTATGAAAATCGTGGTTCCCATGGCCGGCAGCGATGAGCGGTTTCGCAATCACGGTTTTCCTTTTGCCAAGCCGGTGATCGAGATCGACGGACGCCCGATGATCGAACATGCCACTGACTGCCTGAATGTGATCGATGGCGTGGAGTTTGTCTTTATCGTTCGCAAGGAAGATGATCTGCGCTTTCACTTGCGCGAGGTTTTGCAGCTTTTGCACTCCAATTGTCATATCGTCCGCACGGAAGGTGACACCGCTGGAGCGGCTTGCACGGCACTGCTGGCGGTTGAGCACGTGGCCAATGATGATGAGCTTCTGATCGCCAATGCCGACCAGATACTGGCATTCGACGTGGCCGCTGCAATCTCTGATTTTCGCAAGCGCAAGCTGGACGCCGGGACGGTCGTGTTCGACAGTGTTCATCCCCGTTGGTCTTTCGTGAAAACCGATGAAAACGGCATGGTCATTGAAGCGGCGGAAAAACGCCCGATCAGCCGCAATGCCACGGCGGGGGTGTATTATTTCAGGCGCGGACAGGATTTCGTGGATGCAGCGCAGACCATGATCATGAAAGGAGCCGATGTGAACGGAGGCTATTTCGTCTGCCCAACCTTTAACGAGCTGATCCTGTTACAGAAATCGGTCGGCACCTATCAGGTCGATCGCGCGCAATACATTTCGTTGGCAACACCGCAGGCGGTCGAAGACTATGAACAGGAACTGATCGCCCGCCGGCGAGAGGCAGCTTCATGAAGATATTTCGTCTGGAAAACATGACCAAGGGGTGGTTTGTCGGCGATTTTGATCCTGTGGTGCTGCGTACTCGAGATGCCGAAGTGGCAATGAAATCCTACGAAGCAGGCGCGAAAGAAGCTCGTCATATGCACAAGATTGCCCCCGAGGTGACGTTGATTGCCACAGGTCGGGTCCGAATGAACGGCATAGAATACGGCGCTGGCGACATCATCCTGATCGAACCGGGTGAGGCGACCGATTTTGAGGCTCTCACCGATGTGACCACCGTTGTCGTCAAGACCCCAAGCGTGACCGGAGACAAATACGAATGCTGAACATTGTAGTCCCAATGGCCGGTCGGGGAAGCCGGTTTGCTGATGTAGGCTATGATCTGCCCAAGCCCCTGATCCCAATCCACGGGTTTCCAATGATCCAGGTTGTGATCGCCAACTTGACGCCGTCTGTGCCACACCAGTTCCATTTCCTGATCCTGCGCGAGCACGACAGCGAATATGGTTTGGCCGGCAAACTGCGGGGCTGGGCACCGGGCTGCACGATCACCTATGTCGATGCGGTGACTGAAGGGGCGGCCTGCACCGTTCTTCTCAATCGTGCTGCCATCAACAATGACGATGCGCTGATGATCGCCAATTGTGACCAATACATTGATGCCGACATTGATGCCTATTTGGTCGATATGGGCACAGCCGATGGGCTGATTATGACGATGTGGGCTGATGATGACAAATGGTCCTTCATACGCCGAGATGACAGCGGTCGCGTTACCGAGGTGGTCGAAAAGGAAGTCGTTTCGAACGAGGCGACGGTAGGCATATATAACTTTGCGCACGGCCGCGATTTTGTGGCTGCCGCAGATGCGATGATCGCCGCCAATATCCGCGTGAACGGAGAGTTCTATGTGGCTCCTGCTTACACGAAAATGATCGAACAAGGTGCGGCGATTGCCTGTCATTCCATTGGTCGAGTTGGCGCCGGGATGCACGGCATCGGCGTACCGGATGATCTTGATGCCTTCCTGGCGGCACCAGTGTCGCAAAAGGCCATCAATGGCCTAGCGGGATAAACATCATGGATACGACCGATACCGTGATGGTCAAAGTCGCCCGGCGCCTGCTGATGTGGAGCCTGGAGCAAATCACCCGGTCATCAGATCATTTTCTAACATATACGCAGCGCCCCAAGCTGAGCCGGCAGATCGCCAATCAGTCCGAACCTGAATCCACGGATGAACCGATGGCAATCGTCATGCAGGGGCCGATCTCCATACAGGATGATTTCACTGTCGAAACCCTGCGGATTTATCGCCGCAACATGCCTGGTGTGCGGCTAATCCTGTCGACCTGGAACGACACGCCTGAGGCCGATCTTGCCCCCATCCGTGCCGAAGGGGTCGATGTGGTGTTATCCGAAAAGCCCGCGGCCCCGGGGCTCTTCAACATCAACATGCAACTGGTCAGCGCCGGTGCCGGGATCATCCAGGCGCATAAGAATGGTGCAATCTGGATCATGAAAACCCGCACTGATCAGCGGCTGTACCGGCCCAATGTCATGGGATTCCTCGCGGCCATTGCGCGCAGCTTTCCGGCCGGAGGCGGATTTGAACAGCTGCACCGGATCATCGGCGTAGGTCACGGAACGCTCAAATTCGCGCCCTATCACGTCACAGATCAGACCGTCTTTGGTCATGCGGAGGATATGTTGCGCTACTGGACGCCCGGTCTGCGAACCGACCCATTGCCCAAACACTGGCCCGAGGCGTTGTCGGACATCTATGCCCAAATCCCCATCGGTGAGCTTTGCCAGATTGGAGCTGCGGAGAGCTACATCGCTTCAACGTTCCTCACACGTATTGGACGTCCGTTGAACTGGACGCTGGAAGACAGCTGGACGGCTTATCGCGACTGCTTTGCCTTCGTCGATTACGCAACAACGGATTTCTTCTGGCACAAAGTACAGACAGGAACTTTCCGCGAGTTCATCAACATCTATGACACAATCTGGACCCGCAACGAGCTAACCTTTGCAGATTGGGTGCTTCTGCACTCAGGGCAGGTGCTGCCAGAGGCTGCACAAAAGTATGAACAGGCGCTGGACCTGCGGTTCATGGAATCCATCAATCTGACACGGCTAACCGGTTAAGGCATGGTAAATCAACCCGATTTCCGGATGCTGCCATCATGAAAGCAGCGCTCCGGTCCGTTCTCAGCGGTGATGGTTTGAAGGTGCGGGCAATCCGCGGAACAGCCCTGAGTGTCATGGGCTTCGGCAGCAGCCAGTTGATCCGCCTGGGGTCGAACCTGATCCTGACGCGCATTCTTTTTCCTGAAGCGTTCGGCCTGATGGCCCTGGTGCAGGTTGTCATCGCCGGGCTCGAAATGTTTTCTGACGTGGCCATAGGTGCGTCCGTTGTACGGAGTCCGCGAGGCGATGATCCCAAGTACCTGAACACCGCCTGGACGTTACAAGTCATTCGAGGTGCTGTGCTTTGGGTTGTGGCGTGTCTTATCTCAAATCCGATTGCCGCATTTTATGAACAACCTGAACTTGGTCTCATCATTCCGGTTTTGGCGATGTCAACATTCATCCAGGGTTTCCAGTCGACGAAAATGTATCTCGCTAATCGACATCTCACGTTAGGCCGTTTGACGGCGATGGAACTAGCGTCACAAACTTCTGGTACAGTATTCATGATTGTTATGGCGCTTTGGCTAAACTCGGTTTGGGCGCTTGTAATGGGCGCACTTGTTGGGGTCAGCGTTCGTGTTGTTCTTTCACATACAATCTTGCCCGGGCCCGCAAACAGACTTGCTTGGGAGCGCGACGCTTTTAGGGAAATCTTTCATTTCGGAAAGTATATTATCCTTGGGACTGCTGCAGGCTTCTTTGTGCAGCAAGGTGACCGAATGGTACTCGGGAAATATGTAAGCCTTGAAGATCTTGCAGTCTACACCATCGCTTTCATGCTTGCCGCTGTCCCGCTCACACTCAGCACGCAATTGCTAGAGCGGATATTGTTCCCGCTTTATCGTACCCGACCGCCCGCAGACAATGACGCAAACCGAAAGAGTATTGGACGTGCGCGAATGCTACTGACCATGGGAACACTTGGAATGGCTGCAGTCTTGGCTATGGTTGGCGTTTTAGCTGTAACTTTTCTCTATGATCCCCGTTACCACGCTGCAGGGCCAATTCTGGTGCTTCTTAGTCTGGCGATGATCCCAAGGCAGGTCATCATGAGCTACGATAAGATACTATTGGCGAATGGAAACTCGCGCGATTTCACCATATTCACAACAGGCACCGCAATTGCTCGTATCTTGGTGTTGTTGCCTATGGTCAGCAAGTTTGGTCTGATCGGTGCAGCTTTGGCTCCTGTTATCGTTGATATTTTTTCCTATCCATTTCTGGTCTATTTTATCCGGCCTTACAGTGGGTGGTACCCCAAACAAGACCTCGCTTTTCTGATTGCTTCCTGTGGAATTGTAATGGCTACAATCTGGATGAACCCAAGCGTTTTTGACATTCTGCCCTTTGCCGGGCGGTAAGATCCTATTTGTACTCTATCAACTTTGCCCGGCGTCCGCGGAAACGGTCCCACCAATAGCCCAGGACACCTTGTGCCTCAGGGATCTTACCCAGTGTTATAAACAGGGCACGGGTCGGGTCCATACCACGCGATACCAGGCGCAGCACCTGAGCGGGCCAGACTAAAAGTAACGCGAGCGACCAAGATGTCACAAGTGTACCCGTCACAACAAGCAGGGGAAACACAGCCCCCCAGGCGAGAGCTGATCGGGTCTCCCGCACACAGTGGCGTTCGGGCGGAGACCCGTGCATGGCCGCCCCTTCCCCATATGCGTGGCCCGCACGCCGGTTCCGATTCCACCATTGCGCAAACCGGGTCAGAGCCGCGTCGTGCAACGTCATTTCCTCATCAAGCCGCCAGATCGACCAACCCGCTGCGCGCAGGCGGACACATAATTCAGGCTCTTCCCCCGCTATGAGGGCCGGATCAAAACCGCCAACAGCCGACAAGGCTTTGCTGCGCATCAGCGCATCTCCACCACAGGCTCTGGTCTGTCCCACCGGCGTATCCCACTCCTGGTCAATAAGCCGATTGTAAACCGACGCTTCGGGAAAGCGTTCACGGCGGCGACCACAGGCGACGGCCGCAGTCGGCGTTTCCGCCAGAAAGGATCGTGCGGCTTCGATCCAACTTGGTTGCAATTCGCAATCTCCGTCGATGAATTGCACAAATTGCACCGGCACCGGGTCTTTTTGCAAGATATCGAACCCGGCATTACGTGCGCGCGCCGCTGTGAAGGGTTGGCTTTGGTCCAATTCGACACATGTTGCGCCTACGGCTTTCGCGGCCTGTTGACTGCCATCAGTTGAACCGCTGTCCACATAAACAACCCTATCTGCTTGTTCAGTGGCTGAGGCCAGGCACCGCACCAATCGATC
This genomic window from Ruegeria sp. SCSIO 43209 contains:
- a CDS encoding glycosyltransferase family 2 protein, translated to MTGQPTVGAVVIGRNEGDRLVRCLASATEQADRVVYVDSGSTDGSQQAAKAVGATCVELDQSQPFTAARARNAGFDILQKDPVPVQFVQFIDGDCELQPSWIEAARSFLAETPTAAVACGRRRERFPEASVYNRLIDQEWDTPVGQTRACGGDALMRSKALSAVGGFDPALIAGEEPELCVRLRAAGWSIWRLDEEMTLHDAALTRFAQWWNRNRRAGHAYGEGAAMHGSPPERHCVRETRSALAWGAVFPLLVVTGTLVTSWSLALLLVWPAQVLRLVSRGMDPTRALFITLGKIPEAQGVLGYWWDRFRGRRAKLIEYK